One window of Xylocopa sonorina isolate GNS202 chromosome 9, iyXylSono1_principal, whole genome shotgun sequence genomic DNA carries:
- the Mmd gene encoding disintegrin and metalloproteinase domain-containing protein mind-meld isoform X4, translating to MFWLHCGLFVLVIAVPGFISSADSTSKREADYTLDDSFWNEETPVGEVERLLREYRQNQELVQNIGAHYYQIIYPVQLRHHEKMGISTREVNVSKFPQRGYGEGGYQNARGRIRTGRHFHRTSLLIKAFNHKFRLDLELNTQLLAPNLVQKDFLFNGAEQSSKQEIEHCYYHGTVRDYPGASAAFHTCNGVSGVIHLGNETFVIHPFYGGDLSQKHPHVIFEARTKANKGCANSGNLEWRANRRQKHVLGLSETTSDRYKRDVREATKYIETAIIIDKAMFEKRNGSTRAEVVHDAIQVANIADMYFRTLNTRVSVIYIETWQGMNQADIGTGMDIGLALLNLNDYMMRRMFHVPHDTIQLLTGEMFSGGESGVAVPSTVCTQKSVGISVDLNTYEPHLLAGTMAHMIGHNIGMSHDDGRNECVCREWHGCIMAQSIVGLENVQPYTFSECSKTDYIELLRNGEGLCLLNKPNELEMRRSCGNRLIDDGEECDCGGMEECQERDPCCDPITCKLKSEAQCATGPCCSKCKLLARGVVCRESTNECDLPEVCSGESGQCPTDVFKKNGNPCSNHDGYCYNGVCPALDLQCEQIWGYGGIAADKQCFEQFNTKGSLTGHCGTDTSGHYVKCELENVRCGSLQCQQGSKQPVVVGMDYSRTIISIKGEEYECKSTAGKVEGSEVPGMGLIRDGTSCGDNLICVNQTCMSLFPLIDKEKCPSNHKNNECSGNGVCTNVNKCYCNPGWSGPDCSIEQDIPTFPPTTASTESAGKNSTDPKLVKKETPYENYHGSNTVFLVGVLMSVVGGVFIVFALMALCYRSVVVHKNYSLCLRRKSTIQKYNQPYVKKPHQRSYSSVPGNHHPGHAVLDNVNNKILTFTSMPNCSRGDTQRVMFRPPNNIATADGPRVKEHKSQLKTHGISEEDGGTGAEEVVSFIDLQPDNMTKKGILKKHGYGIGEGTVANVERTLDQLNGYHENIIEALRHAAAHREASDTPSASGNPMDDEALTEPLTEPLTEPLTIRGYPTDSYRKDIAGQKHIDSQAEEEYDEEYMPPCGIIRIRNLEDLIKQLERHSARNISPCGSEDIRMSESEADRPYRIDSSVCSESSQGRCTRGRDDTYGRYCQPSSRSPYGTHQPAQLSHQMHKEEGIYATADPDRGSNTRGETPDSGSDAFIQAQQQLARWTSEDGVQHRPPQQPPPPPPPPLPPAMTGGTVPLLQSRHSQREHRQQPQQPHHRYHHAQQSQQQQQQQQQQPQPPSSQQQHPRQQQQQQQQQQQQQQQQQQQQQQHQLPVEQLPIQQRGYYPSPPHTDNGLDNDETENAQSHQQQKVPDVRGIDVNHLPNINKCPLDDNFSLDCNINNGSPKELNTNNTSDNENTALLPPSHFPEYKH from the exons ATGTTTTGGCTACACTGTGGACTCTTTGTTCTCGTGATTGCCGTACCTGGATTTATTAGCAGCGCCGACAGCACGTCCAAGCGAG AAGCCGACTACACTTTAGATGATTCCTTTTGGAACGAAGAAACTCCTGTTG GTGAAGTCGAACGACTACTACGAGAGTATCGACAAAACCAAGAGCTAGTACAAAATATCGGGGCCCATTACTATCAGATCATCTATCCAGTACAGTTACGGCATCACGAGAAAATGGGGATATCCACGAGAgaagtcaacgtatcgaag TTCCCTCAAAGGGGATACGGAGAGGGTGGATATCAAAATGCCAGAGGCAGAATAAGA ACCGGGAGACATTTTCATCGGACGTCCCTTTTGATCAAGGCCTTTAATCATAAATTTCGTCTAGATTTAGAATTAAATAC GCAACTTTTAGCTCCGAATCTCGTGCAAAAAGACTTTTTATTCAACGGCGCGGAACAAAGTTCTAAACAG GAGATAGAACACTGTTACTACCACGGCACCGTGAGGGATTATCCAGGAGCCAGCGCTGCTTTTCACACGTGTAACGGTGTCAGCGGTGTTATTCACTTAGGCAACGAGACATTCGTCATTCATCCATTTTACGGCGGCGATTTGTCG CAGAAACATCCTCACGTTATATTTGAAGCCCGAACAAAGGCTAACAAAGGCTGCGCTAACTCGGGAAATCTTGAGTGGCGTGCAAACCGCCGGCAGAAGCATGTTCTGGGGCTATCGGAGACCACTTCCGATCGATACAAGAGAGACGTCCGTGAAGCAACCAAATACATCGAAACTGCCATCATTATCGATAAGGCTATG TTCGAGAAGAGGAACGGTAGCACCAGAGCGGAGGTTGTTCACGATGCCATCCAAGTCGCTAATATCGCGGATATG TACTTCCGCACGTTAAACACTAGAGTCTCCGTCATATACATCGAAACCTGGCAGGGCATGAACCAGGCGGACATAGGCACGGGCATGGATATCGGTCTCGCTTTGCtcaacttaaacgattacatgatGCGAAGAATGTTCCATGTTCCTCACGATACCATTCAATTACTCAC GGGTGAAATGTTCTCGGGTGGAGAATCGGGAGTGGCCGTGCCTTCGACCGTCTGCACACAGAAATCCGTAGGGATCAGCGTCGATCTGAACACCTACGAGCCGCATCTTTTGGCCGGCACTATGGCTCACATGATCGGGCACAATATCGGGATGAGCCACGACGATGGAA GGAACGAGTGCGTCTGTCGCGAGTGGCACGGATGCATCATGGCTCAATCGATCGTCGGGTTGGAGAACGTGCAACCGTACACGTTCTCCGAGTGCAGTAAAACGGATTACATCGAGCTGTTGAGAAACGGCGAGGGCCTCTGTCTTTTGAACAAACCAAACGAG TTGGAAATGAGGAGGTCTTGCGGAAACAGGCTAATCGACGACGGCGAAGAATGCGATTGCGGCGGGATGGAGGAGTGTCAAGAGCGCGATCCTTGCTGCGATCCCATCACCTGTAAACTGAAATCGGAAGCGCAATGCGCAACCGGACCTTGCTGCAGCAAATGCAAG CTGCTCGCCCGTGGCGTGGTGTGCCGTGAATCGACCAACGAGTGCGACCTGCCGGAAGTCTGCTCCGGGGAGAGCGGTCAATGCCCGACGGACGTTTTCAAGAAGAACGGGAACCCTTGCTCGAACCACGACGGATACTGTTACAACGGCGTTTGTCCAGCGTTGGACCTTCAGTGCGAACAAATCTGGGGATACGGTGGAATCGCCGCGGATAAACAGTGTTTCGAACAGTTCAACACGAAGGGCTCGCTGACCGGACACTGCGGCACTGATACTTCCGGCCACTACGTTAAGTGCGAGCTAGA GAACGTTCGTTGCGGATCGCTTCAGTGTCAACAGGGTAGCAAACAGCCAGTGGTAGTCGGAATGGATTATTCGAGAACCATCATCTCGATAAAGGGAGAGGAATACGAGTGCaa GTCCACGGCTGGCAAAGTGGAAGGATCCGAGGTGCCTGGCATGGGATTAATACGCGATGGGACATCCTGTGGGGACAATTTG ATTTGCGTGAACCAGACCTGCATGAGCCTTTTCCCGTTGATAGACAAAGAGAAGTGTCCTAGCAATCATAAGAACAACGAGTGTTCGGGAAATGGC GTGTGCACAAACGTGAACAAGTGCTATTGCAATCCAGGATGGAGCGGGCCGGATTGCTCCATAGAGCAGGATATACCAACATTCCCGCCAACAACAGCCAGCACCGAATCAGCCGGTAAAAATAGTACAGATCCTAAATTGGTGAAGAAAGAGACCCCCTACG AGAACTACCACGGCTCTAACACTGTATTTTTAGTTGGTGTGCTCATGTCGGTGGTAGGGGGTGTTTTCATAGTATTTGCTCTGATGGCTCTCTGCTACAGGTCAGTCGTAGTACATAAAAACTACTCCCTCTGTCTCAG AAGGAAGAGTACCATCCAGAAGTACAACCAACCGTACGTGAAGAAACCGCACCAAAGGAGTTACAGCAGCGTACCCGGAAACCACCACCCGGGACACGCGGTTCTGGATAACGTCAACAACAAAATCCTCACTTTCACCAGTATGCCCAACTGCAG CCGCGGCGATACCCAGCGCGTGATGTTTCGACCCCCGAATAACATCGCCACCGCAGACGGGCCAAGAGTCAA GGAGCACAAATCGCAGCTGAAGACGCACGGCATTAGCGAGGAGGACGGAGGTACGGGTGCAGAGGAGGTTGTCTCTTTCATTGATCTGCAACCAGACAATATGACAAAGAAGGGAATTTTAAAGAAACACGGTTACG GTATAGGAGAGGGGACCGTGGCCAACGTGGAACGGACCCTGGATCAGCTGAACGGATACCACGAGAATATTATCGAGGCCCTGAGACACGCAGCGGCTCATCGAGAAGCATCGGATACACCATCGGCCAGCGGGAACCCGATGGACGACGAGGCTCTGACGGAACCGCTGACGGAACCGTTAACGGAACCATTGACGATACGAGGCTACCCAACGGACTCGTATCGCAAGGACATCGCCGGACAGAAGCATATCGACAGCCAAGCGGAGGAGGAAtacgacgaggagtacatgccGCCTTGCGGAATAATTCGCATACGAAACTTGGAGGACCTGATCAAGCAGCTGGAGCGTCACTCGGCACGGAACATAAGTCCGTGCGGCTCAGAGGATATCCGGATGTCGGAGAGCGAGGCCGATCGTCCCTACAGAATAGATTCCTCCGTCTGTAGCGAGTCCTCCCAAGG AAGATGTACCCGCGGCCGTGACGATACCTACGGTAGATATTGTCAACCATCGTCTCGAAGTCCTTACGGCACCCATCAGCCCGCTCAACTCTCCCATCAAATGCACAAGGAGGAGGGTATCTATGCAACTGCCGATCCTGACAGAGGCTCAAATACTAGGGGTGAAACTCCCGATAGTGGAAG TGATGCATTTATTCAAGCTCAACAACAACTAGCCCGATGGACTAGTGAGGACGGCGTGCAACACCGGCCACCGCagcagccgccgccgccgccgccgccaccgctgcCACCTGCAATGACTGGTGGCACGGTGCCGTTGCTGCAATCGCGTCATTCTCAACGAGAACATCGTCAACAACCGCAGCAACCGCATCATCGCTACCATCACGCGCAGCAAtcgcaacaacagcagcagcagcagcagcagcagccgcaGCCGCCGTCGTCGCAGCAGCAACATCCAcgtcaacaacaacaacaacaacaacagcagcagcagcagcagcaacagcagcagcaacagcaacaacaacaccaACTGCCGGTGGAACAACTGCCAATACAGCAGCGCGGCTATTATCCATCCCCACCCCACACTGATAACGGTCTCGACAATGACGAGACTGAAAATGCTCAATCCCACCAACAACAAAAGGTCCCTGACGTTCGTGGAATCGATGTTAATCACTTGCCTAATATTAACAAATGCCCACTAGACGATAACTTTAGTCTAGATTGTAACATAAATAATGGTTCCCCTAAAGAATTAAATACCAACAACACTAGTGATAACGAAAATACTGCCCTACTGCCCCCTTCGCATTTTCCTGAGTACAAGCATTGA
- the Mmd gene encoding disintegrin and metalloproteinase domain-containing protein mind-meld isoform X7, whose product MFWLHCGLFVLVIAVPGFISSADSTSKREADYTLDDSFWNEETPVGEVERLLREYRQNQELVQNIGAHYYQIIYPVQLRHHEKMGISTREVNVSKFPQRGYGEGGYQNARGRIRTGRHFHRTSLLIKAFNHKFRLDLELNTQLLAPNLVQKDFLFNGAEQSSKQEIEHCYYHGTVRDYPGASAAFHTCNGVSGVIHLGNETFVIHPFYGGDLSKHPHVIFEARTKANKGCANSGNLEWRANRRQKHVLGLSETTSDRYKRDVREATKYIETAIIIDKAMFEKRNGSTRAEVVHDAIQVANIADMYFRTLNTRVSVIYIETWQGMNQADIGTGMDIGLALLNLNDYMMRRMFHVPHDTIQLLTGEMFSGGESGVAVPSTVCTQKSVGISVDLNTYEPHLLAGTMAHMIGHNIGMSHDDGRNECVCREWHGCIMAQSIVGLENVQPYTFSECSKTDYIELLRNGEGLCLLNKPNELEMRRSCGNRLIDDGEECDCGGMEECQERDPCCDPITCKLKSEAQCATGPCCSKCKLLARGVVCRESTNECDLPEVCSGESGQCPTDVFKKNGNPCSNHDGYCYNGVCPALDLQCEQIWGYGGIAADKQCFEQFNTKGSLTGHCGTDTSGHYVKCELENVRCGSLQCQQGSKQPVVVGMDYSRTIISIKGEEYECKSTAGKVEGSEVPGMGLIRDGTSCGDNLICVNQTCMSLFPLIDKEKCPSNHKNNECSGNGVCTNVNKCYCNPGWSGPDCSIEQDIPTFPPTTASTESAGKNSTDPKLVKKETPYETTNNTLSTGMMVLILVGVVKGVFICFALMAVCYRRKSTIQKYNQPYVKKPHQRSYSSVPGNHHPGHAVLDNVNNKILTFTSMPNCSRGDTQRVMFRPPNNIATADGPRVKEHKSQLKTHGISEEDGGTGAEEVVSFIDLQPDNMTKKGILKKHGYGIGEGTVANVERTLDQLNGYHENIIEALRHAAAHREASDTPSASGNPMDDEALTEPLTEPLTEPLTIRGYPTDSYRKDIAGQKHIDSQAEEEYDEEYMPPCGIIRIRNLEDLIKQLERHSARNISPCGSEDIRMSESEADRPYRIDSSVCSESSQGSRRCTRGRDDTYGRYCQPSSRSPYGTHQPAQLSHQMHKEEGIYATADPDRGSNTRGETPDSGSDAFIQAQQQLARWTSEDGVQHRPPQQPPPPPPPPLPPAMTGGTVPLLQSRHSQREHRQQPQQPHHRYHHAQQSQQQQQQQQQQPQPPSSQQQHPRQQQQQQQQQQQQQQQQQQQQQQHQLPVEQLPIQQRGYYPSPPHTDNGLDNDETENAQSHQQQKVPDVRGIDVNHLPNINKCPLDDNFSLDCNINNGSPKELNTNNTSDNENTALLPPSHFPEYKH is encoded by the exons ATGTTTTGGCTACACTGTGGACTCTTTGTTCTCGTGATTGCCGTACCTGGATTTATTAGCAGCGCCGACAGCACGTCCAAGCGAG AAGCCGACTACACTTTAGATGATTCCTTTTGGAACGAAGAAACTCCTGTTG GTGAAGTCGAACGACTACTACGAGAGTATCGACAAAACCAAGAGCTAGTACAAAATATCGGGGCCCATTACTATCAGATCATCTATCCAGTACAGTTACGGCATCACGAGAAAATGGGGATATCCACGAGAgaagtcaacgtatcgaag TTCCCTCAAAGGGGATACGGAGAGGGTGGATATCAAAATGCCAGAGGCAGAATAAGA ACCGGGAGACATTTTCATCGGACGTCCCTTTTGATCAAGGCCTTTAATCATAAATTTCGTCTAGATTTAGAATTAAATAC GCAACTTTTAGCTCCGAATCTCGTGCAAAAAGACTTTTTATTCAACGGCGCGGAACAAAGTTCTAAACAG GAGATAGAACACTGTTACTACCACGGCACCGTGAGGGATTATCCAGGAGCCAGCGCTGCTTTTCACACGTGTAACGGTGTCAGCGGTGTTATTCACTTAGGCAACGAGACATTCGTCATTCATCCATTTTACGGCGGCGATTTGTCG AAACATCCTCACGTTATATTTGAAGCCCGAACAAAGGCTAACAAAGGCTGCGCTAACTCGGGAAATCTTGAGTGGCGTGCAAACCGCCGGCAGAAGCATGTTCTGGGGCTATCGGAGACCACTTCCGATCGATACAAGAGAGACGTCCGTGAAGCAACCAAATACATCGAAACTGCCATCATTATCGATAAGGCTATG TTCGAGAAGAGGAACGGTAGCACCAGAGCGGAGGTTGTTCACGATGCCATCCAAGTCGCTAATATCGCGGATATG TACTTCCGCACGTTAAACACTAGAGTCTCCGTCATATACATCGAAACCTGGCAGGGCATGAACCAGGCGGACATAGGCACGGGCATGGATATCGGTCTCGCTTTGCtcaacttaaacgattacatgatGCGAAGAATGTTCCATGTTCCTCACGATACCATTCAATTACTCAC GGGTGAAATGTTCTCGGGTGGAGAATCGGGAGTGGCCGTGCCTTCGACCGTCTGCACACAGAAATCCGTAGGGATCAGCGTCGATCTGAACACCTACGAGCCGCATCTTTTGGCCGGCACTATGGCTCACATGATCGGGCACAATATCGGGATGAGCCACGACGATGGAA GGAACGAGTGCGTCTGTCGCGAGTGGCACGGATGCATCATGGCTCAATCGATCGTCGGGTTGGAGAACGTGCAACCGTACACGTTCTCCGAGTGCAGTAAAACGGATTACATCGAGCTGTTGAGAAACGGCGAGGGCCTCTGTCTTTTGAACAAACCAAACGAG TTGGAAATGAGGAGGTCTTGCGGAAACAGGCTAATCGACGACGGCGAAGAATGCGATTGCGGCGGGATGGAGGAGTGTCAAGAGCGCGATCCTTGCTGCGATCCCATCACCTGTAAACTGAAATCGGAAGCGCAATGCGCAACCGGACCTTGCTGCAGCAAATGCAAG CTGCTCGCCCGTGGCGTGGTGTGCCGTGAATCGACCAACGAGTGCGACCTGCCGGAAGTCTGCTCCGGGGAGAGCGGTCAATGCCCGACGGACGTTTTCAAGAAGAACGGGAACCCTTGCTCGAACCACGACGGATACTGTTACAACGGCGTTTGTCCAGCGTTGGACCTTCAGTGCGAACAAATCTGGGGATACGGTGGAATCGCCGCGGATAAACAGTGTTTCGAACAGTTCAACACGAAGGGCTCGCTGACCGGACACTGCGGCACTGATACTTCCGGCCACTACGTTAAGTGCGAGCTAGA GAACGTTCGTTGCGGATCGCTTCAGTGTCAACAGGGTAGCAAACAGCCAGTGGTAGTCGGAATGGATTATTCGAGAACCATCATCTCGATAAAGGGAGAGGAATACGAGTGCaa GTCCACGGCTGGCAAAGTGGAAGGATCCGAGGTGCCTGGCATGGGATTAATACGCGATGGGACATCCTGTGGGGACAATTTG ATTTGCGTGAACCAGACCTGCATGAGCCTTTTCCCGTTGATAGACAAAGAGAAGTGTCCTAGCAATCATAAGAACAACGAGTGTTCGGGAAATGGC GTGTGCACAAACGTGAACAAGTGCTATTGCAATCCAGGATGGAGCGGGCCGGATTGCTCCATAGAGCAGGATATACCAACATTCCCGCCAACAACAGCCAGCACCGAATCAGCCGGTAAAAATAGTACAGATCCTAAATTGGTGAAGAAAGAGACCCCCTACG AAACAACTAACAACACTCTTAGCACCGGAATGATGGTATTAATCCTGGTGGGTGTGGTCAAAGGAGTCTTCATTTGTTTTGCACTAATGGCCGTTTGCtacag AAGGAAGAGTACCATCCAGAAGTACAACCAACCGTACGTGAAGAAACCGCACCAAAGGAGTTACAGCAGCGTACCCGGAAACCACCACCCGGGACACGCGGTTCTGGATAACGTCAACAACAAAATCCTCACTTTCACCAGTATGCCCAACTGCAG CCGCGGCGATACCCAGCGCGTGATGTTTCGACCCCCGAATAACATCGCCACCGCAGACGGGCCAAGAGTCAA GGAGCACAAATCGCAGCTGAAGACGCACGGCATTAGCGAGGAGGACGGAGGTACGGGTGCAGAGGAGGTTGTCTCTTTCATTGATCTGCAACCAGACAATATGACAAAGAAGGGAATTTTAAAGAAACACGGTTACG GTATAGGAGAGGGGACCGTGGCCAACGTGGAACGGACCCTGGATCAGCTGAACGGATACCACGAGAATATTATCGAGGCCCTGAGACACGCAGCGGCTCATCGAGAAGCATCGGATACACCATCGGCCAGCGGGAACCCGATGGACGACGAGGCTCTGACGGAACCGCTGACGGAACCGTTAACGGAACCATTGACGATACGAGGCTACCCAACGGACTCGTATCGCAAGGACATCGCCGGACAGAAGCATATCGACAGCCAAGCGGAGGAGGAAtacgacgaggagtacatgccGCCTTGCGGAATAATTCGCATACGAAACTTGGAGGACCTGATCAAGCAGCTGGAGCGTCACTCGGCACGGAACATAAGTCCGTGCGGCTCAGAGGATATCCGGATGTCGGAGAGCGAGGCCGATCGTCCCTACAGAATAGATTCCTCCGTCTGTAGCGAGTCCTCCCAAGG AAGCAGAAGATGTACCCGCGGCCGTGACGATACCTACGGTAGATATTGTCAACCATCGTCTCGAAGTCCTTACGGCACCCATCAGCCCGCTCAACTCTCCCATCAAATGCACAAGGAGGAGGGTATCTATGCAACTGCCGATCCTGACAGAGGCTCAAATACTAGGGGTGAAACTCCCGATAGTGGAAG TGATGCATTTATTCAAGCTCAACAACAACTAGCCCGATGGACTAGTGAGGACGGCGTGCAACACCGGCCACCGCagcagccgccgccgccgccgccgccaccgctgcCACCTGCAATGACTGGTGGCACGGTGCCGTTGCTGCAATCGCGTCATTCTCAACGAGAACATCGTCAACAACCGCAGCAACCGCATCATCGCTACCATCACGCGCAGCAAtcgcaacaacagcagcagcagcagcagcagcagccgcaGCCGCCGTCGTCGCAGCAGCAACATCCAcgtcaacaacaacaacaacaacaacagcagcagcagcagcagcaacagcagcagcaacagcaacaacaacaccaACTGCCGGTGGAACAACTGCCAATACAGCAGCGCGGCTATTATCCATCCCCACCCCACACTGATAACGGTCTCGACAATGACGAGACTGAAAATGCTCAATCCCACCAACAACAAAAGGTCCCTGACGTTCGTGGAATCGATGTTAATCACTTGCCTAATATTAACAAATGCCCACTAGACGATAACTTTAGTCTAGATTGTAACATAAATAATGGTTCCCCTAAAGAATTAAATACCAACAACACTAGTGATAACGAAAATACTGCCCTACTGCCCCCTTCGCATTTTCCTGAGTACAAGCATTGA